The sequence tcATTCCTGTCTCATGTAACCCAGAGAAGGAGGACTGCCCTTCAGACTCATTATGCCCTTTCTGTCCAGGATCTGTAAGTAAAAGTCTTCAAACTTGTTTTCCATTGTGGTGGTGTATTAAATTTGTGCTTTCCATCTCAGGAATGGGGGGCTGTCCCAGGCCTGGTTTTCCCTGGGGGTTCCTAGGGGCAGGGTCATGTGGAGCACAAGGTCAGCTTCCCAGTGCCACAGTGATAGTCAGATAGGCATAAACTGGGCATGGTTCAGTCACAAGGGTATCTGCCAGTATAGGGAAGTTTCCTGTGTGAAAGAGTCCTTGATCGCAACTTGGGCAACTAAGCATTAGGCCATCTGCAGATAAAAGAAGTATCCCATGAAGGGCACAGTGTAAACACTCACACCCAGCTCCCCTTCATTTCCCATTAGGGCAGAGTTGCTAGCTGCTCTGATACTGGAGCCCCATTTTATCTGGAGGCTCtcaaaacagaagaaatagaTCAAGACCATACAGTGAATTAGTGGTTGGGCTGGGACATCCATTCATCCCTTCTGATTCCCATGTGTGGCTCTGCCCACCACACTACATTGCTTCCCTGCCTGCTATCTGAAAGATACTTCACTCAGAACTCTCTTTTTAACCCTGGAGCTATATCTTTCCAAGAGACAGAAGGCAAGGTATACTATTTAATACCCTGTGCAGTTTGTCTTggtctaaagttttctttttgcccAAGTGTTTGGAAGGATGAAATACTGTATGGTAGAGAGGCGCTTTCTTCCTGAAGGCCAAGAGAAACTGTTCAGTCTGAATTACTGTATAAGAACACGGACAACACATTCTCAAGAGGAAAGGTGCTTGTATCTATGTACTGGAATGTATCCACATTGACTGATACGGTGGTGTTGACCTGCAGGTAATCCAGCAAGAATTGAGAGAGATTCTGGTACACGTGTTTGGTTTGCATTCCAGACTCACACACTGTCACCAGGGCCTGTTTTTTGATATGCTTGTTGATGAGAAGCTCCAACTTCAGATCGACAGAATTATTTGGGCATTGTACGAGAAACTGCAGTTGGCAAATGATGAAGTACAAACCAGGGAACTGGATCACCAGATTCCCATCCTGATATCTGACTCCATGGAGAATGCCATCTTTGTTCCAAGACAATTTGGTTTTGTTTAGATGCTTTGCCACTAGAAAGAGAAGTACAGAAAACAGAATTATTGAGAAGATTGTAGGTATGCATTGCAAAACTCTAAGTCTTTATTCAAAGTTTCCCATTCAAGACCCATGTTTTCTGTAATGTTCCAATCATCTGAATATCTTCCATGTTACTCCCTCTAGAGTCTACTTATTACTCAAGGCACAGGTATAAAACCacccctcttccttttcttcaacACTCAAAGCTGGAGGGTCAGAACACACATGGTACTTTACTTCTACCTCCTATAGAATGGTTTTCCACTGAATCATTATCATATTATACTAttctatgatgatgatgatgatctttCCCTTTTCAGACTATAAGCTCCTGGACTCTCTTCTCCACAAAGTTGGAACTATCCTGTTCATTTATCATGAATGGGCATTGCAGAAGGTATCAGAGATAGGAAATTCAATAATATTGAGTTTGATAGGCATTGCAGAAAGTGCAAGGTAGGACATTCAATAATATTATTCAGTTAATAACTACTTTAGGTATGAAGATTTCCAGGAGAATCGCCATGAATTTTCACATTAAGATGTATCCTCAAATGATTCATTGTCTGAATTTTTGAATGCCTTCTTTCCTTCAAAGAGCAGCCAAAAATAATCGTGTAGGTCCCCCATGTGCCTATTAAGGGGCTCTTGCCATCTGGAATTTATTGAAAAGCAGAGAATTAGCAGACCCTCTAAACTGACAAGTTTGTGTTGGAGGGTGAGTCTCTGAGTCCTAACACATGAAAATTAGCACTGACTGGTAAGGGTGACTTTCAGGGCTGGGAAGCTGGCATGCTAGTTTTAATTGCTTCCATACTTTCCCTTTAAACCTTGTTGCAATTCAACTGGAGAGTGAGAACTAATCTAACtgcaaaattgaatttttaaaatgagcaggATGGCTATTCAAAGAATCTTGGCCATCTCTTTCTCATCCTGCAGTCTAAAGTGCCTCTTATTGCTTCATTTGTAAGGGATCTCTTACCTGAAGCACACTGCAATATGCAAATTGGCCCTGTGCTGACATGTTCATTAAGCTGTCAATCTGCGGACAAGGCAATTTTATGGTTCCCTTGTGAATAATTTCATAGAGGCAGAGATTAAGTGCCTGTCTCCGTTGCATTAGGAAAAGGACTGTGTACTTTGCTGAAACTGGTAGGTAGCTGAATaaggggtgaggggtgaggggtggggctggtggtggcagtgatggtggGGAGCATGAATGCCCACAGAGGCCAGGTAGGCAACATAAAGGAGTGAATGGGGCAAGGAAAGAGAAACTTGTAGCTTTGGAGAATAACACTCTTCCCGCTAAGACACTCAAattcaaattacaaaaaaatatcCTGTTGACTAAACAGTACACATCTGCCGGTCACATTTGACCATGGGACTCTAATTGTGACTTCTGTTGCTGAAAAGCCACATAAGCGATTTTCATATGTTTAGGTTTCCCGGGTTTGGTTACTGACCTTGGAGGTAGGCCCATGACTTCTTGAATGGAGCCCTTTTCAGGATACATAAGAGGTCTTCTGAGCAATTTCCTAAAAATAAGGAGATGatatattaaaatgtcttttgctGTTCTGGGATCTGGAGATACCAGATCTTTTTTCTATGATCCTTTGATGGAGACAATtaccattctgttttccattttgagaataaggagaaaagctctttatttctcattttgccaTCAGGTATtttaggattttaattttttaaattcttttttattgattgCTACCACTTGGGCTTTTATGGAAGACGGTGGACATCGGGGAAGGAAGCAAACATGACATCCATTCCTACAATGTGTCAGGTGCCATATTCTGCCACTATACATATTTCATCTCCTTAATCTTTGCAGAAACTCTATGACAGGAGTATTATTAAGtcccttttacagatgggaaaaaatCTGGGGACCAGGCAGGTGAAATACATTGTTTCATGGCGCCTTGCCAGGCAGTGGTAGTGAGAATGATAATACTGATAGTAAATACTGTCAACTTACCCACCACACGCCAGAAACTAGTCTGGGTACTTTTACAGCTGGGTAATGTATCAGCTAATCTAGTTCTCAGACTAATCCTACAGGGTTAACTTTGATGCCTAGAGATGGTCAATACTATCACTTAAGTTCAGGCAAGTTTGTGTAAATGCTGGAATTGCCCATGGCTAATTCCAGA is a genomic window of Chlorocebus sabaeus isolate Y175 chromosome 12, mChlSab1.0.hap1, whole genome shotgun sequence containing:
- the TNFSF8 gene encoding tumor necrosis factor ligand superfamily member 8 isoform X1 gives rise to the protein MDPGLQQALNGMAPPGDTATHVPAGSVASHLGTTSRSYFYFTTATLALCLVFTVATIMVLVVQRTDSIPNSPDNIPLRGGNCSEDLLCILKRAPFKKSWAYLQVAKHLNKTKLSWNKDGILHGVRYQDGNLVIQFPGLYFIICQLQFLVQCPNNSVDLKLELLINKHIKKQALVTVCESGMQTKHVYQNLSQFLLDYLQVNTTVSVNVDTFQYIDTSTFPLENVLSVFLYSNSD